One genomic window of Boudabousia tangfeifanii includes the following:
- a CDS encoding energy-coupling factor transporter transmembrane component T family protein, with product MAEQGEATFYVQPDPSLPAVDLGPYGAPTLTKPETFLASVNPLARLLALALLSTPLMASVDWVSALVALVLELLVLWAAGVNLWYLLKRTWFLFLLAPFTAVTILFYAHPAGQTYWHWGLIHISENSVQLALASLLRVVTLALPAVALFLHTDPTRVADAMAQNGGLPTRFVLASLAAVRMTGQLMNEWRVMELARRARGLADGNRFKRFGQMTFAMLVIALRRGADLSTAMIARGFGTGERSWARPSLWRARDWVAVFVGLAISLLALSAAVWAGTFRWFGG from the coding sequence TTGGCTGAGCAAGGTGAAGCAACTTTTTATGTCCAACCCGATCCTAGTTTGCCAGCGGTTGATTTGGGGCCATACGGCGCTCCAACGCTGACTAAGCCTGAGACTTTTTTGGCTAGCGTTAATCCCTTAGCGCGTCTGCTAGCTTTGGCCCTACTTTCAACCCCCTTAATGGCCAGTGTGGACTGGGTCAGCGCATTGGTCGCACTAGTATTGGAACTACTAGTTCTGTGGGCTGCAGGCGTCAACCTTTGGTACTTACTGAAGCGCACTTGGTTCCTGTTTTTGCTGGCACCGTTTACTGCAGTGACGATTTTGTTTTATGCCCATCCGGCAGGTCAAACCTATTGGCATTGGGGTTTGATTCATATTTCTGAAAACTCGGTTCAGCTGGCTTTGGCTAGTTTGTTGCGTGTAGTGACTTTAGCTTTGCCAGCAGTGGCTTTGTTCTTGCATACGGATCCCACTCGGGTAGCTGACGCGATGGCGCAAAATGGCGGTCTGCCTACGCGCTTTGTGTTGGCGTCCTTGGCGGCGGTACGCATGACTGGGCAGCTAATGAATGAGTGGCGAGTGATGGAACTGGCGCGTCGTGCGCGCGGTTTGGCAGACGGTAATCGCTTTAAGCGTTTTGGGCAGATGACTTTTGCCATGTTGGTGATTGCTTTGCGTCGTGGTGCTGATCTTTCCACGGCCATGATTGCTCGCGGTTTTGGGACGGGGGAACGTAGTTGGGCTCGTCCTTCGTTATGGCGTGCTCGCGACTGGGTGGCAGTTTTTGTTGGTCTGGCGATTTCCCTGTTGGCCCTGTCAGCTGCTGTTTGGGCGGGCACTTTCCGCTGGTTTGGAGGCTAA
- the purH gene encoding bifunctional phosphoribosylaminoimidazolecarboxamide formyltransferase/IMP cyclohydrolase — MSAFTSPEITLNFVPIRRALISVYDKTGLLELAKGLVDAGVEIVSTGSTAAKIAEAGLPVTGVESVTGFPECLEGRVKTLHPKVHAGILADRRKSDHVAQLEELEVAPFDLVVCNLYPFTQTVASGANFDECVEQIDIGGPSMVRAAAKNHPSVAVVVDPQKYEAVVAAAKGEGFDLADRRQLAAAAFAHTAAYDVAVSTWMAQQLNEDEGTLPTQLARTWEQKATLRYGENPHQAAALYTDGGEAGIANARQLHGKEMSYNNYVDADAALRAAYDHPQPCVAVIKHANPCGIAIADDIATAHRRAHACDPVSAFGGVICANRPVTLELAEQIKPIFTEVVLAPEFTPEALEVLQSKKNLRLLEVKPPKRGGYEVRPVSGGALYQRTDDVDGDFDSAANWTLAAGTPADEATLADLEFAWRTVRAVKSNAILLVSEGASVGVGMGQVNRVDSCKLAVERANTLGARSTGDAAAEIDTPGGARGAQAKSAPERARGAVAASDAFFPFADGLQILIDAGVKAVVQPGGSIRDQEVIDAANAAGITMYLTGARHFFH; from the coding sequence ATGAGCGCTTTCACCTCACCTGAAATTACCTTGAACTTTGTGCCGATTCGACGTGCACTCATTTCGGTTTACGACAAAACTGGGCTTCTAGAACTTGCGAAGGGCTTGGTTGACGCCGGGGTAGAAATCGTATCTACGGGTTCGACTGCCGCCAAGATTGCCGAGGCCGGACTACCAGTTACTGGGGTCGAAAGCGTTACCGGTTTCCCTGAGTGCCTTGAAGGGCGCGTCAAGACTTTGCATCCAAAGGTCCATGCTGGCATTCTGGCGGATCGTCGTAAGTCTGACCATGTCGCACAGCTGGAAGAACTTGAGGTTGCCCCATTCGATCTAGTGGTTTGCAATCTTTACCCCTTCACTCAAACGGTTGCGAGTGGTGCAAACTTTGACGAGTGCGTGGAACAGATCGATATTGGCGGACCTTCCATGGTTCGTGCGGCCGCTAAAAACCACCCTTCGGTGGCAGTGGTAGTTGATCCCCAGAAGTACGAGGCCGTGGTTGCGGCAGCTAAGGGAGAAGGTTTCGACCTAGCCGACCGTCGCCAGTTGGCAGCTGCTGCCTTTGCCCATACTGCTGCTTATGATGTGGCAGTATCAACTTGGATGGCACAACAACTCAATGAGGACGAGGGAACGCTACCAACCCAGCTCGCTCGCACTTGGGAACAGAAAGCCACTTTGCGCTATGGCGAAAACCCACATCAAGCTGCTGCGCTTTACACCGATGGGGGAGAAGCCGGCATTGCGAATGCCCGCCAGCTCCACGGCAAGGAAATGAGCTACAACAACTATGTTGATGCTGACGCGGCCTTGCGTGCCGCCTACGATCACCCACAACCTTGCGTGGCTGTAATCAAGCATGCTAATCCTTGTGGGATTGCGATTGCTGACGATATTGCTACGGCGCATCGTCGCGCTCACGCTTGCGATCCCGTTTCAGCTTTCGGTGGCGTGATTTGCGCAAACCGTCCGGTGACTTTGGAGCTGGCCGAGCAGATCAAGCCGATTTTCACCGAGGTGGTTTTGGCTCCCGAGTTTACCCCAGAGGCTTTGGAAGTTTTGCAGAGCAAAAAGAACTTGCGCCTCCTTGAAGTGAAGCCACCGAAGCGCGGCGGCTATGAAGTTCGTCCAGTTTCGGGAGGTGCTCTCTATCAGCGTACTGACGATGTGGACGGCGATTTTGATAGTGCCGCTAATTGGACTCTAGCTGCTGGTACCCCGGCCGATGAAGCCACCTTGGCTGACCTTGAGTTTGCTTGGCGCACTGTGCGAGCCGTGAAATCGAACGCGATTTTGCTAGTATCCGAGGGCGCCTCGGTGGGCGTTGGCATGGGACAAGTAAACCGCGTTGATTCTTGCAAACTCGCGGTCGAACGTGCCAACACTCTAGGGGCCCGTTCCACTGGCGATGCTGCTGCAGAGATTGACACGCCTGGGGGAGCGCGAGGTGCACAAGCTAAATCTGCCCCCGAGCGGGCCCGCGGAGCCGTGGCGGCCTCGGATGCCTTCTTCCCCTTTGCTGATGGCTTGCAGATCCTAATCGATGCAGGAGTCAAAGCTGTTGTGCAGCCTGGTGGATCGATCCGTGACCAAGAAGTAATCGATGCCGCAAATGCTGCTGGAATCACCATGTACCTAACTGGAGCTCGTCACTTCTTCCACTAA
- a CDS encoding ABC transporter ATP-binding protein: MTGASVVANQWGWRHASRRHFALDNLSLEISPGEKVLLLGPSGAGKSTLLHALAGVLEPDQGESHGELLLDGQPAQLGQTQVGLVLQDPASQVIVGKVGDDVAFGPESQCVPRPEIWQRVQASLAAVGLEVGFNRPTNALSGGQKQRMALAGSLAMGPQLLLLDEPTANLDPEGILEVRDAILAVQAATGATLVVVEHRVPIWAKQVDRIIVLERGGGVRASGRPDEILADLGQELSEQGVWIEDFQRPTPLPKWSAKKPADAGTPILSARDLTIGYQADHPVQEKLNCDILAGISTCITGVNGAGKSTLALTMAGLLPALSGQVLAAPTLRRPHPNDPRPRKALWGKRRKFNKVLADTGLLPPDPHDWESKHLLPRIGTVFQAPEHQFLTSTVRQELLVGPLALGVNQAEAEAKADEVLARLGLLKLAKANPFTLSGGEKRRLSVATVLVSSPQVIFLDEPTFGQDLKTWRELVALLKDLVNQGVTLVSVTHDEAYLDALGQQILHVDESGVKVIG; the protein is encoded by the coding sequence ATGACCGGTGCCAGCGTAGTTGCGAACCAGTGGGGTTGGCGGCACGCTTCGCGACGCCATTTCGCCCTCGATAATCTTTCTTTGGAGATTTCTCCCGGGGAAAAGGTGCTCCTTTTGGGGCCTTCTGGGGCGGGGAAATCAACTTTGCTTCATGCCTTGGCGGGGGTGCTTGAACCCGATCAGGGTGAAAGCCATGGCGAGCTACTTTTGGATGGCCAGCCGGCCCAATTGGGCCAAACGCAGGTGGGGCTCGTGCTCCAAGATCCTGCCAGTCAGGTGATTGTGGGCAAGGTCGGCGATGATGTGGCCTTCGGCCCTGAATCTCAGTGCGTGCCCCGACCAGAAATTTGGCAACGAGTCCAGGCTTCTTTGGCCGCAGTCGGCTTAGAAGTGGGTTTTAATCGACCGACCAACGCTCTGTCTGGCGGGCAGAAACAACGTATGGCTTTGGCGGGGTCTTTGGCGATGGGGCCACAGTTGCTGCTACTGGACGAACCCACTGCGAACCTTGATCCAGAAGGCATTTTGGAAGTGCGCGATGCCATTTTGGCGGTCCAAGCAGCGACCGGTGCGACTTTAGTGGTGGTTGAGCACCGCGTACCGATCTGGGCAAAGCAAGTGGATCGCATCATTGTCTTAGAGCGTGGCGGTGGGGTTCGCGCTAGTGGCCGACCAGATGAAATTTTGGCGGATCTAGGTCAAGAACTTTCCGAGCAAGGCGTTTGGATTGAGGATTTCCAGCGCCCTACTCCCCTACCTAAGTGGTCTGCGAAGAAGCCGGCTGACGCCGGCACCCCAATTCTTTCAGCTCGCGATTTGACCATTGGTTACCAGGCAGATCATCCCGTCCAAGAGAAATTGAACTGCGATATTTTGGCTGGGATCTCCACTTGTATTACGGGAGTCAATGGTGCCGGTAAATCTACTTTGGCTTTAACTATGGCTGGGCTTTTGCCCGCTCTTTCCGGCCAAGTTTTGGCTGCACCTACGCTTCGTCGTCCGCACCCAAATGATCCTCGGCCCAGAAAAGCCCTTTGGGGTAAGCGCCGCAAATTTAACAAAGTGTTGGCCGATACTGGTTTGCTGCCACCTGATCCGCATGATTGGGAATCGAAGCATTTATTGCCGCGCATAGGTACGGTTTTCCAGGCTCCCGAGCACCAGTTTCTAACAAGCACGGTTAGGCAAGAATTGTTAGTCGGTCCCCTCGCCCTGGGCGTAAATCAGGCCGAGGCGGAAGCGAAGGCGGATGAGGTCTTGGCCCGTTTGGGACTGCTGAAATTAGCGAAAGCCAATCCTTTTACGCTTTCGGGTGGGGAAAAGCGTCGCCTGTCGGTGGCCACGGTTTTGGTCAGCTCACCCCAAGTGATTTTTCTTGATGAACCAACCTTTGGTCAGGATTTGAAAACTTGGCGAGAGTTGGTGGCATTACTCAAAGACTTGGTCAATCAAGGGGTTACCTTGGTTTCAGTCACCCACGATGAGGCCTACTTGGACGCCCTCGGACAACAGATTCTGCACGTTGATGAATCGGGGGTGAAAGTAATTGGCTGA
- a CDS encoding ECF transporter S component, with the protein MANSASSWRVIDIVTAAVLGVACGLIFFVWNSVGGNLWGMFDSLTPGLGGLAVGIWLLGGVLGGLIIRKPGAALFVEVLAATVSMAIGSQWGISTIYSGIAQGLGAGIVFALFGYKRFDLPVAMLAGAGAGIGAWTLEMFVGDTPNYMMGFSYNAIYLVSLIITGLFLAGLVAWLLTRALASTGVLDRFAAGANARVVD; encoded by the coding sequence ATGGCTAACTCTGCCTCCTCATGGCGCGTAATCGACATTGTTACTGCCGCAGTTCTAGGCGTTGCCTGCGGTCTCATTTTCTTTGTTTGGAACTCCGTCGGGGGTAACTTGTGGGGAATGTTTGATTCTCTCACCCCTGGTTTGGGCGGTCTGGCCGTGGGTATTTGGCTACTCGGTGGCGTTTTGGGTGGCCTGATTATTCGCAAGCCTGGCGCCGCCTTGTTTGTGGAAGTTTTGGCCGCAACCGTTTCCATGGCGATTGGTAGCCAGTGGGGCATCTCAACCATTTACTCCGGTATCGCTCAGGGTCTTGGTGCGGGCATTGTTTTCGCTCTCTTTGGTTACAAGCGTTTCGATTTGCCGGTCGCTATGTTGGCCGGTGCGGGCGCTGGCATTGGTGCTTGGACCTTGGAAATGTTCGTAGGTGACACCCCGAACTACATGATGGGCTTTAGCTACAACGCAATTTATTTGGTGAGTTTGATTATCACCGGTCTTTTCTTGGCCGGTCTGGTAGCTTGGCTACTAACTCGCGCTTTGGCTTCTACTGGCGTGCTTGATCGCTTTGCCGCCGGGGCTAATGCGCGCGTGGTTGACTGA
- a CDS encoding ATP-dependent helicase, giving the protein MDQQFSKPSPAVLPGLNLGDMGASQGADLWAQMAANTAAQMVPTEVGAGYDPALGPAGEYLDPAELEAERNAQITKLLTGLNPEQSAAVTHGGSALLVVAGAGSGKTRVLTHRIAHLIATGRARPFEILAITFTNKAAAEMSERTVALIGNQARGMWVSTFHSACVRILRKHADALGLKSTFTIYDQTDAQRLMTMVCKDLNLDPKQFPPKNFSRRVSDLKNELVDPHAYGESAPADPFGQHLVTVYQRYQERLKEANAVDFDDLIMLTVQLLQTQPAVAEMYHRRFRHILIDEYQDTNHAQYMLAALLTGDGSDGVPPAELTVVGDSDQSIYAFRGATIRNIEEFEKDYPNARVITLNQNYRSTQNILSGANAIISQNQNRRVKELWSDLGQGDKIVIDAAPSDREEANFIIKEIDELAGQYQYGDFAVFYRTNAQSRAIEEALTRNGIPYRVVGGTKFYDRAEIKDAIAYLQLTHNPDDVVAFNRIVNTPRRGIGAKAIAMVNEWANTYQQSTGAAMARLVLSQGNASEAVQAEIDELWPQIGKLPPVTGLSTRAEKSLAEFAAMIFQSRLKIAEGVAVLLDHLLDVSGYLAALRASTDLQDVSRIENLAELHSVASEFEQLQNMLEKELPPDVERGDHLADFLEKVALVSDTDQLPNQDDQGEVTLMTVHTAKGLEFPVVFVTGMEDGTFPHERAMYSQSELEEERRLAYVAITRARKRLYLTRAHMRTAWGKSIEKVASRFLDELPAEIVLETDRTLVPSHPFVSTGWGGSYGSSYPRSGRENYGGGVGGYRHVRAPRSEDDDFAPAIGSGQGLRSTLTGSERPVSPTAAARVAKRQQQSGASAGASGDWPNYPAGTRVTHSAYGDGTVRETSGQGASLVYHIDFDNGTSKRIMARFKKVTAI; this is encoded by the coding sequence ATGGATCAGCAGTTTTCAAAGCCTTCACCAGCAGTACTCCCCGGACTAAACCTAGGCGACATGGGCGCCAGTCAAGGGGCTGATTTGTGGGCGCAAATGGCTGCAAACACCGCCGCGCAGATGGTGCCAACCGAGGTCGGAGCCGGCTATGATCCCGCCCTCGGCCCGGCAGGGGAATACCTTGACCCGGCAGAACTAGAAGCTGAACGCAACGCTCAAATCACTAAACTATTGACTGGGCTAAACCCAGAGCAAAGTGCGGCAGTAACTCATGGCGGTTCCGCCCTGCTGGTGGTGGCCGGTGCCGGCTCAGGCAAAACTCGAGTGCTGACTCACCGCATCGCACACTTGATTGCCACCGGTAGAGCGCGCCCCTTTGAAATCCTAGCTATCACCTTCACCAATAAAGCTGCGGCAGAAATGAGTGAACGCACCGTTGCCCTGATTGGCAACCAAGCGAGGGGCATGTGGGTATCCACCTTCCACTCGGCTTGCGTGCGGATTCTGCGCAAGCACGCGGACGCCCTCGGCCTGAAATCAACCTTTACCATTTACGACCAAACCGACGCGCAACGACTAATGACGATGGTCTGTAAAGACCTAAACCTAGACCCGAAACAGTTCCCACCAAAGAACTTTTCCCGACGCGTCAGCGACCTAAAAAATGAACTCGTTGACCCGCATGCCTACGGCGAATCTGCTCCGGCAGATCCCTTCGGGCAGCACCTAGTGACCGTCTATCAGCGCTACCAAGAACGCCTCAAGGAAGCCAACGCGGTCGACTTTGACGACCTGATAATGCTCACGGTACAGCTACTGCAAACCCAGCCAGCCGTGGCAGAAATGTACCACCGACGCTTCCGCCACATCCTCATCGACGAATACCAAGACACCAACCACGCCCAGTACATGCTGGCCGCACTACTCACCGGCGACGGCAGCGACGGGGTGCCACCGGCAGAACTCACCGTGGTGGGTGACTCCGACCAGTCCATTTACGCTTTCCGCGGCGCCACCATCCGCAATATCGAAGAGTTCGAAAAGGACTACCCGAATGCTCGGGTTATCACCCTGAACCAGAACTACCGTTCCACCCAGAACATTCTTTCGGGCGCCAACGCCATCATCAGCCAAAACCAAAACCGTCGAGTCAAGGAACTATGGTCCGACCTCGGTCAAGGCGACAAAATCGTCATCGATGCCGCGCCCTCGGACCGCGAAGAAGCCAACTTCATCATTAAAGAAATTGACGAATTGGCCGGGCAATACCAATACGGTGACTTTGCTGTTTTCTACCGAACAAACGCCCAATCGCGAGCGATTGAAGAAGCGCTAACCCGCAACGGAATTCCTTACCGCGTGGTTGGCGGCACCAAGTTCTACGATCGCGCCGAAATCAAGGACGCTATCGCTTACCTCCAGTTGACCCACAACCCAGATGATGTGGTGGCTTTTAACCGCATCGTCAACACCCCCCGACGGGGGATTGGTGCCAAAGCCATCGCCATGGTCAACGAGTGGGCCAACACCTACCAGCAGAGCACCGGGGCGGCCATGGCTCGTCTAGTCCTGTCGCAAGGCAATGCCAGTGAAGCCGTGCAAGCTGAAATCGACGAACTGTGGCCTCAAATCGGCAAACTTCCGCCGGTTACTGGACTGTCCACTCGCGCCGAAAAATCCCTCGCCGAGTTCGCAGCCATGATCTTCCAATCGCGCCTGAAAATTGCCGAGGGCGTGGCCGTCCTCCTCGATCACCTCCTAGATGTTTCCGGTTACCTTGCTGCCCTACGAGCCTCGACTGATCTCCAAGACGTCTCTAGGATCGAAAACCTGGCAGAACTCCACTCTGTGGCCAGCGAGTTTGAACAATTGCAAAACATGCTGGAAAAAGAACTACCACCAGACGTTGAGCGAGGCGATCACCTAGCAGACTTCCTCGAAAAAGTGGCGCTAGTTTCGGATACTGACCAGCTACCTAACCAAGATGACCAGGGCGAAGTCACCCTGATGACCGTGCACACCGCCAAGGGTCTAGAGTTCCCCGTGGTTTTCGTGACCGGGATGGAAGACGGAACTTTCCCGCATGAGCGAGCCATGTACAGCCAAAGCGAGCTAGAAGAAGAACGCCGCCTAGCCTATGTGGCGATCACTCGCGCACGAAAGCGCTTGTACCTCACCCGCGCTCACATGCGAACCGCTTGGGGCAAGAGTATTGAGAAAGTTGCCTCACGTTTCCTTGATGAATTGCCAGCTGAGATTGTGCTTGAAACCGATCGCACCCTAGTGCCCAGCCACCCCTTCGTCTCCACCGGCTGGGGAGGAAGTTATGGTAGTAGCTACCCTCGTTCCGGACGGGAAAACTATGGGGGAGGAGTAGGCGGTTACCGACACGTGCGCGCTCCTCGCAGTGAGGATGACGATTTTGCCCCTGCGATTGGTTCGGGCCAGGGTCTAAGAAGCACTCTCACAGGTAGTGAACGCCCGGTTAGTCCCACCGCTGCGGCCCGCGTGGCCAAACGCCAGCAACAAAGTGGAGCCTCGGCCGGGGCCAGCGGTGATTGGCCCAACTATCCGGCCGGAACCCGAGTTACACACAGTGCCTACGGTGATGGCACCGTGCGAGAAACCAGCGGACAAGGTGCTTCCTTGGTCTATCACATCGACTTCGACAACGGCACCAGTAAGCGTATTATGGCCAGATTTAAGAAGGTGACGGCAATTTAA
- the sucC gene encoding ADP-forming succinate--CoA ligase subunit beta — protein sequence MDLYEYQARELFRHYDVPVLPDRVVTTAQDAESAAKELNVPLLVIKAQVKTGGRGKAGGVKLAKTAAEAQEKADRILGLDIKGHKVRQVMVSEACDIASEYYFSIILDRTNRRHLCMCSAQGGMDIETLAKEHPDDLAKIGLDPQVGIDHAKALEICEAAKIPAENHEKVAPVLVKLWEVYQGEDATLVEVNPLVMTPRGECLAIDAKVSLDDNASFRHQAHASLVDESAADPREQLAKELGLHYVRLAGEVGVIGNGAGLVMSTLDVVAYAGEADGVKPANFLDIGGGANAEVMASGLKLILEDEQVRSVLVNVFGGITACDQVANGIVQALDILGDKATKPIVVRLDGNRVEAGREILAKANHPLVTTCDTMDGAAATAAKLAAAARPQA from the coding sequence TTGGACCTCTACGAATACCAGGCTCGAGAGCTCTTCCGACACTATGATGTGCCGGTGTTACCCGATCGGGTAGTGACCACCGCCCAGGATGCTGAAAGCGCGGCAAAAGAACTGAATGTGCCTCTGCTAGTGATTAAAGCGCAGGTGAAAACTGGTGGTCGCGGAAAAGCCGGTGGCGTGAAATTAGCAAAGACTGCTGCTGAGGCTCAAGAAAAAGCCGACCGAATCCTCGGCCTCGATATTAAGGGGCATAAAGTACGGCAGGTAATGGTTTCTGAGGCTTGTGATATTGCTTCGGAATATTACTTCTCAATCATTTTGGACCGAACTAATCGCCGTCATTTGTGCATGTGCTCCGCCCAAGGCGGGATGGACATTGAAACCTTGGCAAAGGAACATCCAGACGACTTGGCCAAGATTGGGCTAGATCCGCAGGTCGGGATTGATCATGCAAAGGCACTAGAAATCTGTGAGGCAGCTAAGATTCCAGCTGAGAATCATGAAAAAGTCGCTCCGGTGCTAGTTAAACTCTGGGAGGTTTACCAGGGCGAGGACGCCACCTTGGTGGAAGTTAACCCCTTAGTTATGACCCCAAGAGGAGAATGCCTCGCGATTGATGCGAAGGTGTCACTTGATGACAATGCTTCTTTCCGTCACCAGGCACACGCTTCCTTGGTGGATGAAAGTGCCGCGGATCCTCGCGAACAGCTAGCTAAAGAACTCGGTCTTCACTATGTGCGTTTAGCCGGTGAAGTTGGCGTGATCGGTAATGGTGCCGGTCTAGTTATGTCCACCTTGGATGTGGTGGCTTACGCCGGTGAAGCTGACGGAGTTAAACCTGCTAACTTCCTCGATATTGGTGGTGGCGCAAACGCTGAAGTGATGGCTTCAGGTTTGAAACTAATTTTGGAAGACGAACAAGTTCGCTCCGTCCTCGTCAATGTCTTCGGTGGTATTACCGCATGCGATCAAGTCGCGAATGGGATTGTTCAAGCCCTCGATATTCTGGGTGATAAAGCGACTAAGCCAATCGTGGTTCGCCTTGATGGCAACCGAGTCGAGGCCGGTCGAGAAATCTTAGCCAAAGCCAACCATCCTCTCGTGACCACCTGTGACACCATGGACGGGGCTGCTGCCACTGCCGCCAAACTAGCCGCCGCTGCGCGCCCACAAGCCTGA
- the sucD gene encoding succinate--CoA ligase subunit alpha: MSIFLDGNARVLVQGMTGAEGMKHTNRMLNAGTNIVGGVNPRKDGQTVSFEVTGYGPKAAEVANGTHEVQVYGTVQAAKEATGANVSVIFVPPAFTKDAVFEAVDAKLDLVVVITEGVPVADAVAFRQYAADHGVNLIGPNCPGIITPGESNVGITPADITGTGPVGLVSKSGTLTYQLMYELRDLGFSTCIGIGGDPVVGTTHIDAIKAFEADPETKLIVMIGEIGGDAEERAAAYIKENVTKPVVAYIAGFTAPEGKTMGHAGAIVSGSAGTAAAKAEALEAVGVKVGKTPTQTAELARAALS, from the coding sequence ATGTCGATTTTCTTAGATGGAAATGCTCGAGTACTAGTCCAAGGGATGACTGGTGCTGAAGGGATGAAACACACCAACCGTATGCTCAATGCGGGCACCAATATTGTGGGTGGGGTGAATCCTCGTAAGGACGGCCAGACCGTTTCTTTTGAAGTAACTGGTTACGGTCCGAAAGCAGCAGAAGTTGCCAACGGTACGCATGAAGTACAGGTGTATGGAACGGTACAAGCTGCGAAGGAAGCTACTGGGGCTAATGTTTCGGTCATCTTTGTGCCACCCGCATTCACTAAAGATGCTGTTTTTGAAGCAGTCGATGCCAAGTTGGATCTAGTTGTAGTGATTACCGAGGGCGTGCCGGTCGCTGATGCGGTCGCTTTCCGGCAATACGCAGCCGATCATGGCGTTAACCTGATTGGCCCTAACTGCCCTGGCATTATTACCCCAGGGGAATCAAATGTCGGTATTACCCCTGCCGATATCACCGGCACTGGTCCCGTTGGACTGGTATCCAAGTCCGGTACTTTGACTTATCAGTTGATGTACGAACTGCGTGATCTTGGCTTCTCCACCTGTATCGGTATTGGTGGCGATCCGGTTGTTGGTACCACCCACATTGATGCGATTAAGGCCTTTGAAGCTGATCCGGAAACGAAACTAATCGTCATGATTGGTGAAATCGGGGGCGATGCGGAAGAACGCGCTGCCGCCTATATCAAGGAAAATGTCACCAAACCAGTAGTGGCTTATATTGCGGGCTTTACCGCCCCTGAGGGTAAGACGATGGGACACGCTGGTGCTATCGTCTCCGGTTCTGCGGGGACTGCCGCAGCTAAAGCTGAAGCGCTAGAAGCTGTGGGAGTAAAGGTTGGTAAAACTCCAACTCAAACTGCTGAGCTAGCACGGGCTGCTTTGTCGTGA
- a CDS encoding DUF6350 family protein, which yields MSAEETTLSTPSKVTTVSGSAQPKLTMPHGWSRLFLAGVEVAFSSWAIVLMLVSGTYALQADNRWLSNVAWTTVLGYATQMWSAALFGGLNLPSGVMTLLPSGATLLILLQSQLALKLRKQCQMGALIFFPLGFVLSTLVIGATAGVPSLLQVCLGAGLVSFVAIVWRALSQIRAYRREQDRTLGMVGDERRKDPVLNWICNLPRDIFRGLEMGYQLLLALVAFTLVFAVVVLAVSWPRLTLVTQMLGGSGTENILLILLQLMFFPVLLAWAAAWTSGAGVYLGVGAWQSTATANLVTVPAIPVLAVFPSQTPGFWPFLWPVFFAFGIYGAWRSRRTLAQLWRVLLVSGVFFALVLALWLWTSSGSLGDGYWQQVGPRFLVAFPIIWLETWGTYALTRLIFSTTVVSWARDKRIKLSTRLRAVPVGDEPATAPVSETNEPA from the coding sequence GTGAGTGCAGAGGAAACCACTCTTTCCACTCCTAGTAAAGTCACCACGGTTTCGGGTAGCGCCCAACCAAAATTGACGATGCCACATGGCTGGTCACGTCTTTTTTTGGCAGGAGTAGAAGTAGCTTTCTCCTCTTGGGCGATCGTCCTGATGCTGGTTTCGGGCACCTACGCTTTACAAGCAGATAACCGTTGGCTCTCTAACGTCGCTTGGACAACTGTGCTGGGATATGCCACCCAAATGTGGTCAGCCGCCTTGTTCGGGGGACTTAATCTGCCCAGTGGCGTAATGACGTTGCTACCTAGCGGAGCTACTTTGCTGATTTTATTGCAATCACAATTGGCTTTGAAATTGCGCAAGCAGTGCCAAATGGGCGCACTTATTTTCTTTCCTCTAGGTTTCGTGCTCTCAACTTTGGTTATTGGAGCTACGGCTGGCGTCCCCAGCCTTCTTCAAGTTTGTTTAGGTGCTGGCCTAGTATCCTTCGTAGCTATAGTTTGGCGAGCGTTGAGCCAAATCCGTGCCTACCGCCGAGAACAAGATCGTACTCTTGGCATGGTCGGAGACGAACGACGGAAAGACCCGGTGCTTAACTGGATTTGCAACCTTCCTCGGGACATTTTCCGTGGGCTAGAAATGGGCTATCAACTATTGCTGGCATTGGTGGCTTTTACTCTCGTTTTTGCAGTTGTTGTCTTAGCCGTTTCATGGCCGCGACTAACCTTGGTGACTCAAATGTTGGGCGGTTCTGGCACCGAGAACATCTTGCTAATTTTGTTGCAACTAATGTTCTTCCCAGTGCTACTTGCTTGGGCTGCAGCCTGGACTAGCGGAGCTGGGGTTTACTTGGGAGTGGGAGCCTGGCAAAGCACTGCTACCGCAAATCTAGTAACGGTTCCAGCGATTCCAGTATTAGCGGTCTTTCCTTCGCAAACCCCAGGGTTTTGGCCATTTCTTTGGCCGGTCTTTTTCGCCTTTGGGATCTATGGCGCTTGGCGTTCACGGCGTACCTTAGCGCAACTCTGGCGCGTGCTGTTAGTATCCGGGGTATTTTTCGCCCTCGTTCTAGCCCTTTGGCTTTGGACCAGTAGCGGTTCCTTGGGGGATGGCTATTGGCAGCAGGTCGGTCCTCGGTTCCTAGTTGCTTTCCCCATCATTTGGCTGGAAACATGGGGAACGTATGCGCTAACCAGGCTCATTTTTAGCACTACGGTCGTTTCTTGGGCGCGCGATAAGCGGATCAAACTAAGCACTCGCTTGCGAGCAGTGCCCGTAGGGGATGAGCCTGCAACCGCCCCTGTTTCGGAAACGAATGAACCTGCCTGA